The region GATGAAAATCATTCAGCACTCAGACTGCAAACATATTTAGGATGTGCTGGTCTTTATTTCAGAGCTGATTCCTCTGGAAGATGTTTTAGAACTTTTACTCTGGAGACTTTCCCAAATAAGAGAAACGCTACAAAAGCCCCCATACCTGGGAATAAAGTACAGGTGACCAGAGGAATGAAGACAGGTGAGGACTTGTGCAATGAACTCATAATGCAAATAGCACCAAAGGTACATTTCAAGACTGTGTGCATTTGAGAAACGAAGTCTCAATGAGTGGCCCCAGAGTCCATGGAAAAATCAAGCAACCCAAACTGTATAGAAAGTAGATAATAAGACTCTAAAGAAGCACAACTATCTGTCCCCTGAGAATATTAAATCATTTTAATGTATTATCCAATTAACTGGCTCTGAGCTTCTCCCTGTCCAAATGTTAGGATGATGGGAAATATTCCTATCGATGATGTGTACACACAACAACCAAGTGTGCAGTTGTAGTTAGGATGAATCTTCTCAAAGGGAACCGAAATATATAAAGGTAAGGCTCTGGTTTACCTTGAGCCACAGGAATGAGTCGTACTTATAGGTTGTTGGTGCTGAACTTCTTTATTGAGACACTGCTTCACTCAGCTTCTCAGCTGTCTCCAGTAAGGATTAATATTCGATGGAGAGTTCCAAAGGGTCAAGCAGAAACACATTGTTTTCCCTCCAGAAAAGGGTTCTGATCATTGTATCCATGTGGGTAACAGTCTCAGCCTTAAGCCAGTATGCTTGAAGTTTGACTTTCAATATGACTAAAGATATACAATCATGTATCCTTTGCATGGACGTGCACAGCTGAAATAGCCATTTTAATGATAGATTTCTGGAGAAGGTGACACTGAGAAATCCTTTTGTCACTATGCATGTGTTATGATTTCCTTTTAAGTAAAAATTACTTCTGGCTCCATAAtgtagggaaagagagagagggaaacagagacagagatgggggtgggggctggagggagcacacacacacacacacacacacacacacacacacacacacaaaatgtacaGAGTCAGCCAGTAAGTAGTAGACCTGAAAACTCATCTCATTGGGGTGGATACAGAAACATGGCGGTGATTTGTGTGAAGGAAATGATGCCTAAGTGCTAACTCCTGGCTGCTTCCTTCCTTGCAAAGGTAAATCACGTACTGTGGAACCACAAGAGAAAACAAGAGCAACCAAAAACTAGTGCAAATAACGTGAATAGCAGCACCAAAGGCATCTGCAGAGACTACACATGCTGGTCCTCTTTATGTGCTACTAGCAGAGAGATGAGTTCTGTGTTTGGATGCGTGGTCTGAGggttggatctctctctctctctctctctctctctcgtgtgtgtgtgtgtgtgtgtgtgtgtgtgtgtgccttttgttggtcatggggcttaaactcagggcactatccatgagctttttcactcaaggctagcactctaccactttggaccatagcaccacttctggttttctggtggttaattggggatgagagtttcaccaactttcctgcctgggctggctttgaaccattatgctCAGGTGTTAGGATCCTCAACCAGGTTTTAACCTCACCTAGCATGGCTGTGagaatttcttctttattgtcttcTATATTTTCAGCCAATGAAGTTATAAAATATTAGGAGACTGAATAAAATAGAGATGTAACAGAATagtaggtgattttttttatcaaggtTGAATAGATTTAACATAGGTAATATTTAATCTGTGAACATTTAGatggaatttttataataaagaaaacagagcaaTTTTCATAGAAGCAAAAGTAGTTTTCTTTAAAGAGAATTCTGATTGATTTAAATTTGACTTTTAAATTAGTCATATTGTCTCATCAAAAAGGGTGTGTGAATCAACACTTTTTTGGTCTTTGTTTTCTTGTCACAGAGAATAGAACATTTGAGTCTTGATAATTCACTGTAATGAATaattgctggataattggagaaaaCACATAGAGGTATCTTTAATAGGGCTCAAACAAGGCATTCATCTCACTTATTTAACAAGTAAAAACTGTATATGTTCACAGaattaatcatataaaatgatgttaggAAGTGAAGTAATATGTATGTTAACTACATTGACTTAGCCAATGCAGTGAGAGTAATGGTTGATCTGATAAATGTTGATATTTGCTATCCATTCCTCCTCTCTGACTTTTCCTGACCTTTCAGGGTCATTTCCATCTAAAGCTTCCCTTTTTGACTCATATAACTTATTTTAAAGGGCTAGCATAAGCTGATAACACTAATCTACAATAATTTTAGGAACTTCATATTTTATCCTCACATGAATTGCTATTTCACTTTTGGACATTTCACAGAACAACAATATGCAACATAGacaatcaattttaaatatttgtggtAGGGCTTTAAGGATATACATATGTTTCAGtgacagttttctttttccttctgctctgtgtgtgcgcatgtgtgtgtgtgtgtgtgtggtgtgcattcACATACTAGGTTTAAATGCATAAGACTCCTCCATGCTAAGCATACTAATCCGAGCAGTTGCGCCCTACAAAATACATGGACAGCAGTGGTAAGCGTgtatgaaaagagaagaaaaatggagaaatacaTAGTAGATGAAACGTCTCTTctgtggaaggggaaaaaaatcaagcacaACCCATCCACTCGTGGAGGAAGAGGGTTCTAGTTCCACTGACAGAAATATAAAAGCTCAGGAAGGAATCCATTGTGTGGAGAGATTCCTGCAGCCATTGCTGAGCTATGAAGGAAACATTCATGGACTAGCTTAATAAAGTTTCTATGTTTTCAGTGAAAAATATAGGAGATTATGGTAGAAGTTGAATAGCTAGAATAGATAGCTATAAATTAAAAGCTATAGAGAGAAATATAAAGTTATGAGTACAGCATCTTAGGAAATGCTCACAGCAATGGAGCAGGAGTACTTACAGTGGTTACCCAAAAACGCAATGAAGAAAATTAGGTTTGAGGTAGAGTAGGAGAGAAACATATGATAGAGTCAAAAGAATAGTTACCATTGTTGAAAAATGAGCAGGGAGTAAACCATACAATTCTCTAGGATTAATAAGAGTTAATAGTCAATATCCCTCAACTCCTCtaaatttataaataagaaaattaaaattctctTGGTTTATAGGATGAACAATAGGATGTTGATATCATCAATATGGGAAATTGGTACCAACCATTTTAGATGTGAAATAAGGAGAACTTTAGAATGATAGAAAATGTCATCTTGCTGAAATCCCAGGTCCTAGCAAATATAATACTTAATAAAATTAAACACTATTACTTCCTTCCTAATATTACATTCTTACTAGAATTAACTACATGtcaaattaattgaaaaaaatctaatttaaatgCAGATCTCTGATCTATTTACCAACAGTTGatagaattatttttttgttaGCATTTCAATTTGAGTGCCTTCTTTGAGTTGTTTCTCAGGATGATTATGGCTTTGGAAAACATCATGAGAGATAGAGATAAAAACATGGGAAGAGAGCTGAAAAGAAGGAGTTGTTGATAGTGGAAGTTGGACTTAAAAATGTCTGTGACTATTCAAATTGTCAATGAGATGGGCACTCCCAGAATTAGTTGTTATATTTTGTCCTTTAGCAAGTAAGAGTTACAGTTCCCCTTTTCAGTTCAGAGACCCTAGACTGATCAAGATCTGCTGTTTCTGCCCTccatccctttctttcccttctcctcttacTTTTGTTATACTCCAATAAAAGGAAAGTTAGTGTATAGACAGGTGTACAATAAAGATGAGGCAGGCAGGTCTAAATATATTTAAAGCTTTACAGTGTCAGTTTAATGTTTAGAATTGATAGTATAGCATGATAGTTTACTGACAAAACAgttattggaaaaaaaatcataagagaCTTTCCATTCCACCGTTCATGTATATGACTCTTACTTTGTGTTTTGTCTTTGACAATGAAGATGGGTCCTTAAATGTATGGCTTTTCTGTTCACTACAGGTCGACACTGCTTTCTTTCTTGGGAGGCCATGCCCCAAAGGATAGATTCTTAATAGTAGTAAAtggaaaaagagaatgagaagaagtACAATGATTGTAAtacataagtaaaattccattgtgtacatgtactacgttttcttgatccatttgtccattgagtggcaaggaaatggaaagacttggaataaaACTCTCttgagtgaagtaagtcagacccagagaaacaaaacaaaggttgcatgtttctcctcatttgtggtagatagaatgtgcctataaatctgtaaatAAATCTGTTGAGAGTATATGTCtacaagtaaatatgttgggcAGTATGCAATTGGCTACAGaagaattaactgaaatataataggcTTGATGGAGAACTCAgatagtataatcttttagaaagactaggtcaaagcccaacaaaatcaacaccaggaaatgcaAGGGAGGCTGGCaccaaggggagagagatagatgaatgaaggggGACAGAAAGgagaattcagtcaagaattcagtgtgtataccacaaaattaagaaaaggaagagaaggggttgAAGGAggagacactgatcaagaggcactgtcttcatgaactgctttgttctatggcacatagaacaactacttaaagatattacaTTTTTCAAAAGCATGGTTAAAATCCTCTTTCACAACCTACCTATGGTAGAGGAGACTTTAAGAAAAGTCTAAACTCCCACCTATCCCCAGCTCTTAAAAGGCCCAAGCCAATTCTATGCATCCATTTAGAAGTTCTAAAAGCTGCCTGTGAGGTTATTTGGGTTGAATTTGTGGAGAGGAGGTAAAGGGAAAACCACGATGGTAGTTATATCTCCACTATCATAGACAAACATTATGTTGCAAGTGACACTCGTGTTGCCATGGTAATTCTCCCTGTAGCAGTGTAACAGATCTTTTGCCATAAATTATCTGCCCTGGAGCTTATGTAGACCTGTGTTAGTAAGTGctgtatttttctctctctatatttaTCACCAAACCAATACCACAAGCCTGtcgaatgaggggctggggatatagcctagtggcaagagtgcctgcctcggatacacgaggccctaggttcgattccccagcaccacatatacagaaaactgccagaagcggcgctgtggctcaagtggcagagtgctagccttgagcgggaagaagccagggacagtgctcaggccctgagtccaaggcccaggactggccaaaaaaacaaacaaacaaaacaaacaaacaaacaaacaagcctgTCGAATGAAACCAAGTGTAAACCTAGGTTCTTCGGATTTCAGATCTTTCTGcaagctttctttcttccagctatttctttttttttttataatagacTTATGCATTTCACCAAGATGAATCTAGTTGCTATACTTAAGATGATTCTTGTTTTCACTTTGGTGCTTGGTCTGAATTAAGGGCCTCATGTTTGTGAGACAGCTTCTCTCTTGCTTGACTCATATCTCCAACCAAATATACTGAAAATAATTCATTAACTATGCAACTACATACTACACTGAGTGTAGTTTACCAGCGACTGTCCtgcattttttccctttcccttgaaTCCTAAGGTAAGTTTATAAACAGCAGTGTTCCTAAAATAGTGATGCAATGATAAAGGATGTCTCTGACACCATTGTCTCCATGAGGACACAGGTGGTTCTGTCACAGTAATTCAACGCATGTTGGGACAAAGCACCTCATTCAGACTAATGCATATCTTGAAGTCAGCTAAGGCTAGCTCACACAGATGTGCTAAACATGGTATTTTTATGGTTGAATATCTTCTGTTGTTTCTGCAGATGAAAATCCTTTGATGGGAAGAGCTAACGAAACGTGGTTGAGTGGGTTCATCCTCCTAGGCCTCTCTGGGGACCGGGACACTCAAGTCTCCCTCTTCGTCCTGTTCTTGGCCATGTACATGGTGACGGTGCTGGGGAATGTTCTCATTGTCCTCCTGATCAGACTGGACAGCCGCCTGCACacgcccatgtacttcttcctcagcaACCTCTCCCTGGTGGATGTGTCCTATGCCACCAGCATAGTCCCTCAGCTGCTGGCCCATTTCCTTGCAGAGCACAAGGTGATCCCATTCCTGAGCTGTGCAGCCCAGCTGTTTTTCTCTCTGGCCTTGGGTGGCATAGAGTTTGTTCTCCTGGCAGTGATGgcttatgaccgctatgtggctgTGTGTGACCCCCTGAGGTACTCTGCCACCATGCATGCAGGACTGTGCACAAGGCTGGCCATCTCGTCCTGGGTCAGCGGCTCCATCAACTCTCTCATGCAGACAGCCATCACTTTCCAGCTTCCCATGTGCACAAACAAGTATATTGATCACATCTCCTGTGAACTCCTAGCTGTGGTCAGGCTGGCCTGTGTGGATACTTCTTCCAACGAGGTTGCCATCATGGTTTCCAGCATCGTCCTTCTGATGACACCTTTCTTCCTGGTCCTGTTGTCCTACATCCGGATCATCTCCACCATCCTGAAGATCCAGTCCACAGAGGGCAGGCGGAAAGCCTTCCACACCTGTGCCTCTCACCTCACGGTGGTTGTCCTGTGCTATGGAATGGCCATTTTCACTTACATCCAGCCCCGTTCCAGTCCTTCTGTCCTTCAGGAGAAGTTGATCTCTCTCTTCTATGCCATTTTGACACCCATGTTGAACCCCATGATTTATAGCCTCAGGAATAAGGAGGTGAAAGGGGCTTGGCAGAAGCTCTTTGGACAATTGTCTGGATTAACATCAAAACTGTCAATCTGATGACTCAGATGCATCACTCGGCAAAATGAACCCTGCCCGTGGGCTCTCCATCCAACTCCCGTGTGACAAGCTTTAGCTTCATCTCCTCGGCaaccaggaaggcagggacataAAATGTACTGGTGATGTTCTGTAGGAGGCTGAATAGTGACATGGGGGTGTGGCACGTGGGTGCATTTTTGTGTCACAGCAGCCTATTCAACAGTGTTAGCACTGTGGTCATGAAAATTCACATCTTACTCTATTCCTAGCACCTGACAATCATTGAAAAAATATCTACTGTCTCTTTCAATTTGTCAAGTTGTAATCATGAGCCTACTCATGGCCCTTAACTTGTACCTTTGGTACCTAGGATACAAGTACAATAAAGATCGTGATGTTTCCAGTGGAAACAAACCACGATTTCACATTTGAAGATTTTCTTATAATAAGGCGTGGTCTGTGTAGTCACCTTCAGCAAATGAGTGAGTCGACATTCTGAGGTGTATATTGTTGAGAcagagtaaatttttttttcaagacttcCTAAGTGTAAgtataatggtgtgtgtgtgtgtgtgtgtgtgtgtgtgtgtgagtgttgaaGGTAATTACTCAAGAAAGATCAAAGATAGGTCATGTATTACTGTAATACCGATATAGCTGAAGGCTACTTGTATACATTGCTATTATTGGCCAAGAAACTAAGTTTCCAGTACTAACAACATTCACATAGGTATAAATCTATGATCTTCCTGatttccacattctcagtccaaGGATAATAGACATTAGTCTGACACTTGGCTtaaaaaatgagaacatttttaaTATGGGTCTTAAGAAATGAGATAGTTAAGCTGgctgggtttaatttttttttcttcttcaagtttTCATATTTaggcctttcttccctcttccctcaaaacacaacaaaattttAGTGATCAGGGCTTGAATGTGGCCTCCATCTTTAGTAAAAATCCTAAATATtgcacaagaaaggaaaaggaataaatgAACATGTAATAAGagtgtaaaaagaaaaagtatatggTTATAACTGGTCTTCTCCCTTCCTCAAATGACTATTTCCTTTCTCGTAACACTTAGTTCTCATATCAACACACTGTCACAAAATCTACGTGTCACTAGAGCTAGAGACCTAGGTGAGCTGAAACTCAATTGAATTGTGTTTAATCCTGATAGTGAGGCAATCTTAAAACTTTGCAACAAAAGCAGATCTGTCCCTAAAGATGTCAGTGTAAGCTAATGTTCTATTGGCTCTCATCAGGTAGTATCAATAGAGTGTTAACTATGTGTCAGTGTCAACAGATGGTTTTCAGACATGTCAACACAGTCTAGTCCTGGCGACAATGTACACGCATAGTGGGATGTTGAGGCGATGTTATTACCCTGTAAAAAAGGTTAACATGAGGGTGAGCCCATTGAGGGTGAATAGAAGTTTTTCTATTCAAGGACTCTTAAGTTGAGGATAGAAATGTGAAAGCAAGTTATCCTGGTGAGAGTAAGGAACATCTTGTATAAAGTTGTAGAGATGGGGCTAAAATGTGAATCGAAAGGAGTTGGTGGCTTgcatgggcggggcggggggacaaAGAGTGAGGAAATAAGGTAAAACAtttctgccttcatttcttcCCCTGCAGATCAGAGACTCTTTTGTAGATCTTATTCAGAGTCTAAAATATTCTGATGAAAAGCTACTATTTTGAAGCTTAAATAGTACTGCGAGACATGCCTATGTATCTGTTATCGTGTGTAAATCTCACAGAAACCTACTACCCTTTGTAAATACAGAGCTTCCCACTCATGCACTCAAGGAAATACAAGTGAGGAGGATATTTTATTAAGTTGGTACAGGTTCAGCAAACGGATCAGGCCCCCTCACCCTTCGTTAGAATGGAGGCATTGAGAAAGTCAGTTTGTGCTGTAGAACAGCATCCTCAATGTGCACACAGCTGGCCCATGTGATTCCTTTTAGAATGACCTAAGGCTTCAAAGGAGTTTTGGAGGAGATGGAAGATTGGAGAAGAGTCTTCCTCAGGGAGAGGAAGGGCATCGTGGTGGGCCTCCCTCTGAGATTTGAGAGTCGTGACAGCAATTAACACTCCAGCGCAAGGTACTCCTAAGAGTATCTGTTAGCTCCAAGTGCCAGATCAGCTATAGACACACATGATTATGTCTGTGTCTGAGCGCATTAGGGAGCAGCGACATACTTCCTCCCAAGAGTTTTTCTAAACCACTGCTAGGTGATTTCATTTCACAGAGCTCAGGAGGCACAAGGCACTCAATTCTATGGTCTGTGTTTCTGTTGGTGGGGAGCATGCTTGATAATAACAATCCTAGATGTAGGGGACATGTCCATATCATGAAGCCATAAGGACTATTTGAGAATTCCTAAGGGAGATGTCAACAGTGGGTGGGTGTAATATGAGTGCACACAGAGGAAGTATTCCTATGGATAAGGGACACAAGCTACAGATGCTGAAATATCACAGCCCTAAGAGTTCCAGAAAAGCAGTGAGATCATCTGTCTTTTAGTAGCTGGAGTCTTAGGCATCCTTGTAATGTATGAGTTTGTCAATTTACTACTTtagtactggcagaaaaatgAGGCATGAAACAGAGACTTAGAAAAGGGAATTGCAATTATGAATATAACTGCATATTTATAGAAATGTGATGAATGAGTTCAAATATGATGAATGAATTCCGCATCACATTTGTGGGAGATAAATAAGGGAGAAACCTTGGTTAATTGACATGTAATTATGCATTTCTATTCAAGGATATCTAGCAATATAttaccaacaaagaaaaattttccATCACTTAAAAAATCTCACATTGAAGTTATTTTCCtgagagtgtgtgtatatatatatatatatatatacatatatataattatttttgctttcttctcaATACAAACAATTTAAATGTGTTATGGCTTAATTGTCAGAGTCCTGAAACATTCAGATTAGGACCtaggaggagaagtaggatctCCAGAATCTCATGCCGTATTGCTTCAACTTAAACTCTAGTGATTCACTATGAAAATTCCTTAAAGAAAAGGAATTAGCTGTAAAAACTACCATAGCACCAAAGATAAAGAGGGTGAGGATTTGCACATTGAACCATGATAAAATACATTACAAAAGGTAAATTCCAAAAGTATTAATGTTTGAGACATTGGTTCTCAGTACTTGATCTCAAATGATGTGAAGATCAGACAACTAGatctgaagagaaagaaaataataagctcATAAAGAACTGCTAGTTGTCTTCTCAAAATGTGGACTCATATTTGATATGCCGGCATCGATGTGACCCTGAAGTTCTCCAGGAGCAAATCTTAGGATGATGGAAATCCTCTTATCCATCATGGATACAggctgtgtgtgtgccaatcagCTATGTGGACACAGGTCAGATGAATCTTTCTCGA is a window of Perognathus longimembris pacificus isolate PPM17 chromosome 2, ASM2315922v1, whole genome shotgun sequence DNA encoding:
- the LOC125345895 gene encoding olfactory receptor-like protein OLF3; this translates as MGRANETWLSGFILLGLSGDRDTQVSLFVLFLAMYMVTVLGNVLIVLLIRLDSRLHTPMYFFLSNLSLVDVSYATSIVPQLLAHFLAEHKVIPFLSCAAQLFFSLALGGIEFVLLAVMAYDRYVAVCDPLRYSATMHAGLCTRLAISSWVSGSINSLMQTAITFQLPMCTNKYIDHISCELLAVVRLACVDTSSNEVAIMVSSIVLLMTPFFLVLLSYIRIISTILKIQSTEGRRKAFHTCASHLTVVVLCYGMAIFTYIQPRSSPSVLQEKLISLFYAILTPMLNPMIYSLRNKEVKGAWQKLFGQLSGLTSKLSI